The following DNA comes from Alphaproteobacteria bacterium HT1-32.
GCACCCAGGCTGAGCGGGATGAAGAAAGCCCCCGTCCTTACCAGCTGTGTCACGCCTTCAATAATCACAGCATCCGAAAAACTGACGGGAACACCAACCGCCCACATGGTGAGCCAGAGCTCAACCGTCCCGACAATCCAGTTAATCAGAGCCAGCAGCACAGCCAGCGCAAAACGACGGGGTGTCCGCGCATAAAAGGCCGTAAAGCGGCTTTCCAGCTCCCGGATATGACCGATCAGACCGGCCACCCGTTCTGCCAGCCGCCCGTTCCGGAAAAAACCGAGCAGCCAGGAGCTTACCCCCCTGCTCTGAACAACAAAGAAGCCGGCAACCCCTGTCAGCAGGGCTGCCAGGCCAATAGCAGAGGCCGTTTTGGCATTCTGCGGCAGCCGGTCATCCCCCATTGCCAGCGCCAGCGCCACAATCAGAAACAGGATAAGGCCTATCAGATTGATGGTCCGTGCCATCACCAGCGAAGCTGTTGCTTCTGACAGGCCAATGTCATACCGGCGTTTCAGCATCAGCACTTTCGCAGGCTCGCCGCCAAGCGACGCCATCGGCAAGGCAGAATTCAGGGCCTCACCAACCATCCGGACAGACCAGAGCCGCCACAGCCAGCGCAACTTCATGTCGATACTCGGCAGGGTCAGTTGCCACGACATCGTATCGATCAGAAAGGCGAGGAAATAGGCCGCCACGATTGCCAGCGCCAGAGAGGGCGCAATCTGTCGCAACTGTTCGCCAACTGCCGAGAGATCGACGGAAGAGCCAATCCAGACCAGCAAGCCAATCCCGACAAGCAGATATAACAGGCGCATCAGCATCCCGCCTGCCTCATGATATGGAAATGATATGACAAATCAGGCATCCCGCCCCTGACGCCAGCCCACGGTCAGCTGAAGCAGGGCCGGTGTGATCAGCAGGGTGGCAACGATGGTGACAGCCAGTGAAAGCGTCAGCAGCAGCCCCATACTTGCCGTCCCCGTATGCGGCGACAGCGACAATGCAGCAAATGATCCGACCGTTGTCGCGGCGCTGTAGACAATCGCCCGCATGGTCGAGACCTCATAAATATCTTCCAGCCGTCCCTCACGGGCCCGCATCACCATATGAATACCGAAATCAACGCTGAGACCAAACAGCAGCGGCAGCACGATGATGTTGGCAAAGTTCAGGGACAGACCGATTGCCCACATCAGACCGCCGGTAACAATGGCCCCTGTTATTGCGGGGATCGCCACGATGATTACATCCAGCAGGTTTCGCAGCATAAGCACCAGCAAAACCGCGACAGCCAGACTGGCATAGAGAATCGCCAGAACAAAAGCCTCAACAACAGCCTCGCCCGCAGCCCGGATAATCACCGGCGTTCCCGTGGCATGGGGCGCTACGTCAACCACCTCATCGACGAAATCCGCCCGCCGGGCATCATCGCTCATATCCGCATGGGGGATGACTTCCAGACGATACTGCCCGGCATCAGATATCCAGAACCGGGTCAGTCCTTGCGGGATATCGGATACTGCAAAGGCGCTGGCCCGAAGAGCGTCGAAAATCGCCTGTAGCCGGCCATCCAGCCCGGCCAGCAGCAAGAACTCGGCCCGGCGCAACAGATCCGGTTGTCCGGAAACGGACGAGACAGCAGCAACAAGCCGCTTCCCGGCCTCGCCAAAATCTTCCGGGGCAGTGCCAATCAGCGTCATAAGCCGCTCTGCCGCCTGT
Coding sequences within:
- a CDS encoding flippase-like domain-containing protein, which codes for MLMRLLYLLVGIGLLVWIGSSVDLSAVGEQLRQIAPSLALAIVAAYFLAFLIDTMSWQLTLPSIDMKLRWLWRLWSVRMVGEALNSALPMASLGGEPAKVLMLKRRYDIGLSEATASLVMARTINLIGLILFLIVALALAMGDDRLPQNAKTASAIGLAALLTGVAGFFVVQSRGVSSWLLGFFRNGRLAERVAGLIGHIRELESRFTAFYARTPRRFALAVLLALINWIVGTVELWLTMWAVGVPVSFSDAVIIEGVTQLVRTGAFFIPLSLGAQEGAIVLIAGSLSGSPSAGLAAALVRRARELLWIVWGLWLGRDLLARKVAD